AATTCCTGAGGGTCAATTCATTGACAACAAGAAAGCCGCTGAAAAGCTCTTGGGGTCTATTGATGTGGATCACACCCAGTACAAGTTTGGGCATACCAAGGTAAGTTATTCTTAATGTGACTAAAGGcctgaatatttaaaaacaggACATATTCGACTGTCAAACAGCACCTTAAATtctgaaagttaaaaaaaattggcatttGGTAATACAATTTTGGTAACTCTTATAAACAGGCCACTTGACAATGACACACCAATTGTCCAGGTGTGTGGAGGTGAGAAAGTGGGTGGAGTTTAAACTTGACTCAAGCTTTCATCATCCTTGAAAGAACTGGCTGTacaacacaatgcaacacaGCAAATATCTTCCAGAAGAGTCTTCCTCAAACTGTGCACTGCTCTCCCCACATTTGAGCAATTTCTTTATTCtgtgattatctgataatgagTCATTCGACTACATTTGAGTGCAAAACCGTGAATGCCTTCCAGGAAAGACTTTTCCAAAAgtctaaattattattacttcTTTCAAGATGAATTGCTTGAGattataaagaaaacaaaagacacacaaagttGAGGGGGTAGTGTGACGCATCGAGAAAAATCAATGGCACACTTTTTGCTGCAGCCTCTCGTGAAGCCATTCAGATTAGGTGTAAACACATTTGCAGATGACATGTCATACTAAGTAGTTTATTGTAAGGTTACTGAACACttctggaaaaaaactaatgtgAACTGACTTAGAGGTTTATTGATTTGAAGTACACTAATTGTAAGTATCTTATCGTATACCGaaatttgtactttttgtaGGTGTTCTTCAAAGCAGGACTCTTGGGTTTACTAGAGGAAATGAGGGATGAGAAACTGGCCGCCCTCATCACTATTACTCAAGCCTTGTGTCGTGGCTTCCTCAGAAGGAGGGAGATCAAGAATATGGTGGACAGGAGGTAATAAGAATTATGGTTTTTGATCACATATATTCAGGGACATGGACATCAAAGACTGTGGGTCTTTATCCATTGCATGTCGCTGAAACACGTTGAACCCAATAACTAAGAAAGACTTTCACTTCCAGAGAATCCATTTACATTATCCAGTACAACATTCGCTCTTTCATGAATGTAAAACACTGGCCATGGATGAAACTCTACTTCAAGATCAAACCACTCTTGAGGAGTGCTGAAACTGAGAAGGAGATGGCCATCATGAAAGTGGAGTTTGCCAAGTGTAAGGAGGATTTAGCCAAAGCTGAGGCCAAGAAGAAGGAGCTGGAAGCCAAAATGGTTTCCCTGCTTCAGGAGAAGAATGACTTGTGTCTGCACATTCAATCTGTGAGTTATTGCAAAACATATGGACAAGTCATTTGTGTTTAAGTAAGTCATATGTAAGAAGACCTGCATTCTACAAAAGTGaatattgggtttttttattgaatagGAAAGTGAGAGTCTGGCAGATGCAGAAGAAAGGTGTGAAGGTCTGATAAAGAACAAGATCTTGCTAGAGGCAAAAGCCAAAGAACTCAGCGAGAGActagaggacgaggaggaggtgaatgcTGAGCTGACTGCCAGGAAGAGGAAACTGGAGGAAGAGTGCTCTGAGCTGAAGAAAGACATTGATGACTTAGAGCTCACCTTGGCTAAAgtagagaaggaaaaacatgcTACTGAAAACAAGGTACCGTGTGTATTATTTGGATAGTTATCTGACCACCAAACAATCACATATATAAACACCTTTACATCGTCTTACACATTCAGGTGAAGAATCTGACTGAGGAAATGTCCTCTCTTGATGATACCATCGCCAAGTTATCCAAGGAGAAATTGGCCCTGCAGGAAGCCCATCGGCAGACACTGGATGACCTGCAAACAGAGGAGGACAAAGTCAACTCTCTGACCAAAGCCAAGATCAAGCTAGAGCAACAAGTTGATGATGTAGGTCTAAGGTCATTAGCTTTTGGAAATCATTGCATGCGGCTTGAGAATTTTGCtgaaaaatgtgtgcatgttagCTTGAGGGCTCTCTGGAACAAGAGAAGAAGGCCCGGATGGATGTCGAGAGGGCCAAAAGGAAGCTTGAAGGAGATCTTAAACTCACCCAGGAATCCATAATGGATTTGGAAAATGACAAGCATCAGCTGGAGGAACGCCTTAAAAAGTATGCATGGTTGCAtcagtgctttaaaaaaaccaatGTTATTTACTTAACACCTCTTCTAAACACATGCTATGGTTGTTTACAACAGTAAAGACTTCGAATTCAGTCAACTTGTAGCCAAAATTGAGGATGAGCAGAGTGTGATTGTACAATCTCAGAAGAGGATAAAGGAACTTCAGGTATTtcaagaaatataatttttataatAGAAGTTTCAGCAGGTCAAATTATGATATTGACTTTGGTTGGTTTACCTACAGGCCCGCATTgaagagctggaagaggagatcGAAGTGGAACGTGCTGCGAGAGttaaagtagaaaaacaaagatctGATCTGTCCAGGGAGCTCGAGGAGATCAgtgagaggctggaggaggccgGAGGAGCCACTGCTGCTCAGATAGAGATGAACAAGAAGCGAGATGTCGAGTTTCAGAAACTGAGACGAGACCTTGAAGAGTCAACACTCCACCACGAGGCAACTGCTACAGCTTTAAGAAAGAAACATACTGACAGTGTGGCTGAGCTGGGAGAGCAAATTGACAACCTGCAGAGAGTCAAACAGAAGCTAGAGAAGGAAAAGAGCGAATACAAGATGGAGATTGATGACCTCTCCAGCAACATAGAGGTCATAGTCAAGGCGAAGGTTAGCTGCACCAGTATCATCATAAgttaatcaaaatgaaatggtaaacagtgtaatttatttattttctcaatgatATTAGGTTAATTATGAGAAGCTGTGCCACTCTTTGGAAGATCAACTAAGTGAATACAGGACGAAACATGATGAGAACACTCGTCTGATCACTGAAATAAATGCTCAAATGGCAAGACTCCAGAATGAAAATGGTATGCACCTGGGAAAACTATATACCTCATTTGATAGATTTTTAGAGTCaaacacttctttcttttctaatttttttctacCTAATATCTCTTAACCAGGTGAGTTTTCTCGTCTTCTTGAGGAGAAAGAAGCTATACTTTCTCAGATGTCAAGGGCTAAGCTTGCCTTCACTCAGCAAAATGAGGAACTGAAAAGACAGGTTGAGGAAGAATCAAAGGTAATTGTTGCATTTCAACAGCCAATCGGTGCCTGTGATATCGATGATTTGTGGAGGTCGGTTGGCTAACTGGCTACCTTGTTTGAACCTGGTAGCTCTCATAGTCTAGAATAGATCTAACATTGTTGGAACTACATTGATTTGCTTTCACACAGATGACAAATTTGATATGCCTATCATAAATATGAATCTAGCGCCTGCAGGTCATTAGCTATTCCTCCGACAGCTCCTCAGCACTATGCGAATTGTAGTAAGACATGTTGTTTAATCTGTATACAAGCAGAAATGACAAGTTGTGGTTTTACAGGAAGTCACATACTGCAACTCTTTGCTGTACCGTTGCCAGTTGTATCTCCCTGCTTCCAGTGTTCATAATAAGCCAAGCCAATTGTCTGCCAGATGCTCAAACGATTCCTTGAAGGAGGAGATTCATAAGAACAAGATTATTTGAACttgaaaaaattatttaagATTTTTATACAACTATTTCTTCAATTAAAATCCATGTCTGCATTGCTGTTAAGGCTAAGAATGCCCTCGCCCATGCTCTCCAATCTGCCCGTCACGACTGTGATATGCTGAGGGAGCAGtttgaggaggagcaggaggccaagGTTGAGCTGCAGAGGGCAATGTCCAAGGCCAACAGCGAGGTCGCCCAGTGGAGAACCAAATATGAGACTGATGCCATCCAGCGCAATGATGAACTGGAAGAGGCCAAGTGAGAGTTGTTCTAACACagtacacatatatacatattttgacCGTTgagacatttgaaatgtaagAAATGACAACCATTATTGATAGTTCAATTCACGGCTCGCAGGAAAAAGCTGGCTCAACGATtgcaggaggctgaggagacCATCGAGACTGTCAATGCAAAGTGCTCTTCTTCGGAGAAGACGAAGCAGAGGCTGCAAGCAGAGGTGGAGGACCTCATGATTGATGTGGAAAGGGCAAATGCTCAAGCAGCTAGCTTGGACAAAAAGCAGAGAAGTTTTGATAAGGTAACAAAGGCATCTAAGTTAATGCTGCTACATTATGCTAAACTGCATCAATTCACCAATAGtaacttttctttaaaactgTCAAAAGCTATTGTTTATCTCATAACCTCCCAGTTTATAAAAGCCTTCATCATGTGGTTTGTCACAGCAAAATCGACGTTGGGCAACCATTTTTATccaaactaatatttttttttgttttcctcagattCTGTCCGAGTGGAAGCAGAAGTATGAGGAGAGTCAGGCTGAGCTGGATGGATCCCAGAAGGAGTCTCGCTCGCTCAGCACCGAGCTCTTCAAGATGAAGAACTCTTATGAGGAAGCATTGGAACACCTTGAGGTCCTCAAACGAGAGAATAAAAACCTGCAACGTATGTATATTACTACAATAACATTGTTTTCTTAAAAGATAGGGGTTCATCCTTGTCCTTTACATGATTTGCAATGAATCATGATTATTGATAAATATCAACAGTGCCAGGGGTGATGCTTGTTCACACATCAAAAATGATAAAGTTTGtgtaaagagaagaaaaatgattcatttttttagagGAAATCTTGGATCTGACTGAACAGCTTGGAGAGAATGGCAAAACCATCCATGAGCTGGAGAAGACGAAGAAACAAACCGAAACTGAGAAGGCAGAGATCCAGACTTCTCTGGAAGAGGCTGAAGTAAATCTATGTGATATAAGAAATTATCTATTTCTTGCAATCAGATTTTCTTtggtacatttaaaaaaaaaatcgtaatCTATTCTCCAGGCTTCTCTGGAGCATGAGGAGTCCAAAATTCTCCGCGTTCAGCTGGAGCTCACTCAGGTCAAGGGTGAGGTTGATCGCAGGCTGGCTGAGAAGGATGACGAGCTCGAGCTGAACAAACGCAACCACCAACGTATTGTGGAGACCATGCAGTCTGCCTTGGAGGCTGAGATACGCGGCAAGAATGACGCCATGAGAATcaggaagaagatggagacTGATCTCAATGAGATGGAGACCCAGCTGAGCCACGCCAATCGGCAGGCTGCTGAAGCCCTCAAGCAGCTGAGAAACATGCAAGCCCACCTCAAGGTGAATTATTGCTCAGCACAAGGTCATTTCCACAATGGCTTTCGGAAGACATCCTGGATAGCCTACGGAGCTTTCACCATTATTTCTCCCCGCAGGAACAAACCCTTCACCTTGATGAGGCGCTGCGCAGCCAGGAGGAGCTGCGGGAGCAGGTGGCCATGGTGGAGCGCAGGAGCAGCCTGATGcaggcggaggtggaggagctcaCGGCTGCCCTGGAACAGTCAGAAAGAAGCCGCAAATTGGCCGAACAGGAGCTCGCTGATGCCTGCGAGAGAGTTGGGCTGCTGCACTCTCAGGTGAGGCAACGTTCCCAGAAGCAGGTTTCTAGCATTTCTCAGGAAtcggtggagagagaaagaagaaaaatgtgtaaatgggCAAAAGATTGCGAATCGTTCAGCCAGAACAAGGCTACCACTGACTTGTCCTTGACTTGTGCTCTTCTGTTTAACGAGCTTAACTGTGAATTATGGGtagatgttgtttttcatcctaCTGTCATTTGGCTGCAGAACACCAGTCTCCTAAACTCCAAGAGGAAGCTGGATGCCGATGTCAGCCAGCTGCAGGGTGAGGTGGAGGATGTAATCCAAGAAGCCCGCAATGCAGAGGAAAAGGCCAAGAAAGCCATTACTGATGtaaatatcaaatgttttttaaatatttatttaaatggatGATTAGAGacgtgacaaaatgaaaatcatcaaGCAGCCCTTATCAATTCAGGCTCTTGTATTGTGAGATCCATCGTGACTGTGACCACAAGTTTTCTATTCGTAATGACCAAATGATATCATACTCTCCACTTGCTGCGTGAATGCAGGCAGCCATGATGGcggaggagctgaagaaagagCAGGACACCAGCAGCCAcctggagaggatgaggaagaaccTGGAGGCCTGCGTGAAGGACCTGCAGCACCGCCTGGTTGAAGCCGAGTGCATGGCTCTGAAGGGGGGCaagaagcagctgcagaaacTGGAAGCCCGGGTATCACGCTCATCCAAGTGTGAGATTTGCGTAGCGTCGTCGAAAACAATGATTGCGGCTGACGTTGTGCTTGGGGTGTGTTGACTTCCCCCTTGTAGGTGCGCGAGCTGGAGGGCGAGGTGGAGAGCGAGCAGAAAAGAGCCACGGATGCCACCAAGGGAATCCGCAGGTACGAGAGGAGAGTCAAGGAGCTCACTTACCAGACCGAAGAGGACAAGAAGACCACTTTGAGACTTCAGGACCTGGTGGGCAAGCTGCAGCTCAAAGTCAAGGCATACAAGCGACAGAATGAGGAAGCCGTAAGATTCTTCTCATCAAATTAAGAAAGTTCGTCACTTTTTGAAAAGTCATGACGATACCGGAGCTtgttctgttttcctttgtacAGGAGGAGCAGGCCAATGTGCATCTGGCTAGGCTGAGGAAGGTGCAGcatgagctggaggaggcaCAGGAGCGGGCAGACATCGCCGAGTCCCAGGTCACCAAGATGAGAACCAAAAGCCGGGACTTTGGAAAGGTacgtttggtttggtttgttgggATTCTTGTTGACTTCACACGATGCATCACCAGTGGatcaaaaacaccaacaaactctattattgtaaataatgtaaatagTGTATTGTTCTTCCCGAGCCGGCGTGGGTTCCCTCCGatttctccggcttcctcccacattccAAAGACATGGAGTTACGCTTAATTTCAATTGGAGACCCTGAATTGCCTGTAGGTGTGGATGTGAGCGCGGATGGTTATTTGTCTCCGTACgtcagccctgtgatggactggtgacctgtccagtgtgcatcccaatgtcagctgggattggctccagcccctcaTCCCACgcccctcaaaggataagcggtatagataatggatgggtggatggattaCAGTGCCCGAGCACAGTGGCAGCCCTCACATGGACGGGAACATTCTGTTGTACATCTCAGTGGCTGCAGAGGGAAATGTTTTGTGGCTCCGTCCGACCATACTGAAACTTCCAGGATTGATTgagacaataaaacaaaaggatCAAATTCAAAATTCGATGAAGAACGGAGAAATATCTGATCCAGAAATCTAAATGGTTACAAACAATATTGTTAACTCTATGTACATTgctatttaatttgttttatctaaggaaaaaaaaatgtttctaacACTAAAATATCTAAAACatatttcctttcctttcctttctcagGCTGCTGAATCTGAGTAGACCTGTCAGTGATGGCACTTCCTCTATGCAAGTTGAAGCTCAATAAAGTTACCAAGCTCATTGATTTGCAGTGAAACTGTAGCAGAATAAAGTTGTGTGAAGCATATgctttgttcttgttgtctcccccccccccgccttgcAATCTAATGACATCTGACGACAGCGTCCAAAATCGTGTTGTGATTTTCCAGCAGCCCGTGCAATAATCAGACCATTTCTCGTAGCGTGAACGGAAACTTTCATCATAGCCCTTGCTGTATTACCAAGCATGATTGTTCCAGTATTAGCTGTGTGGTGCTAATTAGTTTCTTAGAAGGAGTGTGCGCTTTATCTAAGTCTCGCTCGGTGGGTTCAGTTAGCGGAGATCAGGGCAGATCCCCGCAGAATGCCTGCTGACCTTTACAATCCCGAGTTGAAATAGCCGCCCCTGCTCCACTGTCACTTGTCCCGCACGAAAGCGGTGGATTAACCACGATCACACCAATTTAATCGAAAGGACCCTCGTGGACCAATCAGGAGATGAATTGAAGAGGGAGCGTGTCTCTCCGTCCCTGGAGCGGTCTGTTGAGCGCCTCGGGCCCTgtgctgctttgtttgtgtttctttttcaggcTCCTAAAGTCCTCATCATCAGAGGAATTTCATTCGTCCGGGACCCGGATTAGGAGTTCAACGTGTGACATGGAAATACGCAAGAGTTTTCATTTGGCAAAATCAAAATCGCCCCCGCCAATCGCCTGCAGAATGTCCCTTCGTGTGGAAACTTGTCACTTGTTCTTACCGGTGAAAACT
This Scophthalmus maximus strain ysfricsl-2021 chromosome 16, ASM2237912v1, whole genome shotgun sequence DNA region includes the following protein-coding sequences:
- the LOC118287826 gene encoding myosin heavy chain, fast skeletal muscle-like isoform X2 translates to MSSDAEMSVFGEAAPYLRRPERERIEAQNRPFDAKTAVFVVDPKELFVKGTLDNKDGGNATVKTEAGKVVTVKDDEVFPMNPPKYDKIEDMAMMTHLNEAAVLYNLKERYAAWMIYTYSGLFCVTVNPYKWLPVYNQEVVVAYRGKKRQEAPPHIFSISDNAYQFMLTDRENQSILITGESGAGKTVNTKRVIQYFATIAGSADRKKDVSVSGKLQGNLEDQIISANPLLEAFGNAKTVRNDNSSRFGKFIRIHFGTTGKLSSADIETYLLEKSRVTFQLASERSYHIFYQIMSNKKPELIETLLITTNPYDYPFVSQGEISVASINDSEELMATDSAIETLGFTGEERIGIYKLTGAVMHYGNMKFKQKQREEQAEPDGAEVADKAAYLMGLNSADLLKALCYPRVKVGNEYVTKGQTVQQVYNSMGALAKSVYEKMFMWMVLRINQMLDTKQPRQFFIGVLDIAGFEIFDYNSLEQLCINFTNEKLQQFFNHHMFVLEQEEYKKEGIEWEFIDFGMDLAACIELIEKPMGIFSILEEECMFPKASDTTFKNKLYDQHLGKSGNFQKPKPVKGKVEAHFSLVHYAGTVDYSITGWLDKNKDPLNETVVQLYQKAGLKLLAFLYSTYSSTDENTGGGSGGAKKAAKKKGSSFQTVSALFRENLGKLMTNLKSTHPHFVRCLIPNETKTPGIMEHHLVIHQLRCNGVLEGIRICRKGFPSRILYGDFKQRYKVLNASVIPEGQFIDNKKAAEKLLGSIDVDHTQYKFGHTKVFFKAGLLGLLEEMRDEKLAALITITQALCRGFLRRREIKNMVDRRESIYIIQYNIRSFMNVKHWPWMKLYFKIKPLLRSAETEKEMAIMKVEFAKCKEDLAKAEAKKKELEAKMVSLLQEKNDLCLHIQSESESLADAEERCEGLIKNKILLEAKAKELSERLEDEEEVNAELTARKRKLEEECSELKKDIDDLELTLAKVEKEKHATENKVKNLTEEMSSLDDTIAKLSKEKLALQEAHRQTLDDLQTEEDKVNSLTKAKIKLEQQVDDLEGSLEQEKKARMDVERAKRKLEGDLKLTQESIMDLENDKHQLEERLKNKDFEFSQLVAKIEDEQSVIVQSQKRIKELQARIEELEEEIEVERAARVKVEKQRSDLSRELEEISERLEEAGGATAAQIEMNKKRDVEFQKLRRDLEESTLHHEATATALRKKHTDSVAELGEQIDNLQRVKQKLEKEKSEYKMEIDDLSSNIEVIVKAKVNYEKLCHSLEDQLSEYRTKHDENTRLITEINAQMARLQNENGEFSRLLEEKEAILSQMSRAKLAFTQQNEELKRQVEEESKAKNALAHALQSARHDCDMLREQFEEEQEAKVELQRAMSKANSEVAQWRTKYETDAIQRNDELEEAKKKLAQRLQEAEETIETVNAKCSSSEKTKQRLQAEVEDLMIDVERANAQAASLDKKQRSFDKILSEWKQKYEESQAELDGSQKESRSLSTELFKMKNSYEEALEHLEVLKRENKNLQQEILDLTEQLGENGKTIHELEKTKKQTETEKAEIQTSLEEAEASLEHEESKILRVQLELTQVKGEVDRRLAEKDDELELNKRNHQRIVETMQSALEAEIRGKNDAMRIRKKMETDLNEMETQLSHANRQAAEALKQLRNMQAHLKEQTLHLDEALRSQEELREQVAMVERRSSLMQAEVEELTAALEQSERSRKLAEQELADACERVGLLHSQNTSLLNSKRKLDADVSQLQGEVEDVIQEARNAEEKAKKAITDAAMMAEELKKEQDTSSHLERMRKNLEACVKDLQHRLVEAECMALKGGKKQLQKLEARVRELEGEVESEQKRATDATKGIRRYERRVKELTYQTEEDKKTTLRLQDLVGKLQLKVKAYKRQNEEAEEQANVHLARLRKVQHELEEAQERADIAESQVTKMRTKSRDFGKVRLVWFVGILVDFTRCITSGSKTPTNSIIVNNVNSVLFFPSRRGFPPISPASSHIPKTWSYA
- the LOC118287826 gene encoding myosin heavy chain, fast skeletal muscle-like isoform X4; the protein is MSSDAEMSVFGEAAPYLRRPERERIEAQNRPFDAKTAVFVVDPKELFVKGTLDNKDGGNATVKTEAGKVVTVKDDEVFPMNPPKYDKIEDMAMMTHLNEAAVLYNLKERYAAWMIYTYSGLFCVTVNPYKWLPVYNQEVVVAYRGKKRQEAPPHIFSISDNAYQFMLTDRENQSILITGESGAGKTVNTKRVIQYFATIAGSADRKKDVSVSGKLQGNLEDQIISANPLLEAFGNAKTVRNDNSSRFGKFIRIHFGTTGKLSSADIETYLLEKSRVTFQLASERSYHIFYQIMSNKKPELIETLLITTNPYDYPFVSQGEISVASINDSEELMATDSAIETLGFTGEERIGIYKLTGAVMHYGNMKFKQKQREEQAEPDGAEVADKAAYLMGLNSADLLKALCYPRVKVGNEYVTKGQTVQQVYNSMGALAKSVYEKMFMWMVLRINQMLDTKQPRQFFIGVLDIAGFEIFDYNSLEQLCINFTNEKLQQFFNHHMFVLEQEEYKKEGIEWEFIDFGMDLAACIELIEKPMGIFSILEEECMFPKASDTTFKNKLYDQHLGKSGNFQKPKPVKGKVEAHFSLVHYAGTVDYSITGWLDKNKDPLNETVVQLYQKAGLKLLAFLYSTYSSTDGSGGAKKAAKKKGSSFQTVSALFRENLGKLMTNLKSTHPHFVRCLIPNETKTPGIMEHHLVIHQLRCNGVLEGIRICRKGFPSRILYGDFKQRYKVLNASVIPEGQFIDNKKAAEKLLGSIDVDHTQYKFGHTKVFFKAGLLGLLEEMRDEKLAALITITQALCRGFLRRREIKNMVDRRESIYIIQYNIRSFMNVKHWPWMKLYFKIKPLLRSAETEKEMAIMKVEFAKCKEDLAKAEAKKKELEAKMVSLLQEKNDLCLHIQSESESLADAEERCEGLIKNKILLEAKAKELSERLEDEEEVNAELTARKRKLEEECSELKKDIDDLELTLAKVEKEKHATENKVKNLTEEMSSLDDTIAKLSKEKLALQEAHRQTLDDLQTEEDKVNSLTKAKIKLEQQVDDLEGSLEQEKKARMDVERAKRKLEGDLKLTQESIMDLENDKHQLEERLKNKDFEFSQLVAKIEDEQSVIVQSQKRIKELQARIEELEEEIEVERAARVKVEKQRSDLSRELEEISERLEEAGGATAAQIEMNKKRDVEFQKLRRDLEESTLHHEATATALRKKHTDSVAELGEQIDNLQRVKQKLEKEKSEYKMEIDDLSSNIEVIVKAKVNYEKLCHSLEDQLSEYRTKHDENTRLITEINAQMARLQNENGEFSRLLEEKEAILSQMSRAKLAFTQQNEELKRQVEEESKAKNALAHALQSARHDCDMLREQFEEEQEAKVELQRAMSKANSEVAQWRTKYETDAIQRNDELEEAKKKLAQRLQEAEETIETVNAKCSSSEKTKQRLQAEVEDLMIDVERANAQAASLDKKQRSFDKILSEWKQKYEESQAELDGSQKESRSLSTELFKMKNSYEEALEHLEVLKRENKNLQQEILDLTEQLGENGKTIHELEKTKKQTETEKAEIQTSLEEAEASLEHEESKILRVQLELTQVKGEVDRRLAEKDDELELNKRNHQRIVETMQSALEAEIRGKNDAMRIRKKMETDLNEMETQLSHANRQAAEALKQLRNMQAHLKEQTLHLDEALRSQEELREQVAMVERRSSLMQAEVEELTAALEQSERSRKLAEQELADACERVGLLHSQNTSLLNSKRKLDADVSQLQGEVEDVIQEARNAEEKAKKAITDAAMMAEELKKEQDTSSHLERMRKNLEACVKDLQHRLVEAECMALKGGKKQLQKLEARVRELEGEVESEQKRATDATKGIRRYERRVKELTYQTEEDKKTTLRLQDLVGKLQLKVKAYKRQNEEAEEQANVHLARLRKVQHELEEAQERADIAESQVTKMRTKSRDFGKVRLVWFVGILVDFTRCITSGSKTPTNSIIVNNVNSVLFFPSRRGFPPISPASSHIPKTWSYA
- the LOC118287826 gene encoding myosin heavy chain, fast skeletal muscle-like isoform X10, whose translation is MSSDAEMSVFGEAAPYLRRPERERIEAQNRPFDAKTAVFVVDPKELFVKGTLDNKDGGNATVVTVKDDEVFPMNPPKYDKIEDMAMMTHLNEAAVLYNLKERYAAWMIYTYSGLFCVTVNPYKWLPVYNQEVVVAYRGKKRQEAPPHIFSISDNAYQFMLTDRENQSILITGESGAGKTVNTKRVIQYFATIAGSADRKKDVSVSGKLQGNLEDQIISANPLLEAFGNAKTVRNDNSSRFGKFIRIHFGTTGKLSSADIETYLLEKSRVTFQLASERSYHIFYQIMSNKKPELIETLLITTNPYDYPFVSQGEISVASINDSEELMATDSAIETLGFTGEERIGIYKLTGAVMHYGNMKFKQKQREEQAEPDGAEVADKAAYLMGLNSADLLKALCYPRVKVGNEYVTKGQTVQQVYNSMGALAKSVYEKMFMWMVLRINQMLDTKQPRQFFIGVLDIAGFEIFDYNSLEQLCINFTNEKLQQFFNHHMFVLEQEEYKKEGIEWEFIDFGMDLAACIELIEKPMGIFSILEEECMFPKASDTTFKNKLYDQHLGKSGNFQKPKPVKGKVEAHFSLVHYAGTVDYSITGWLDKNKDPLNETVVQLYQKAGLKLLAFLYSTYSSTDGSGGAKKAAKKKGSSFQTVSALFRENLGKLMTNLKSTHPHFVRCLIPNETKTPGIMEHHLVIHQLRCNGVLEGIRICRKGFPSRILYGDFKQRYKVLNASVIPEGQFIDNKKAAEKLLGSIDVDHTQYKFGHTKVFFKAGLLGLLEEMRDEKLAALITITQALCRGFLRRREIKNMVDRRESIYIIQYNIRSFMNVKHWPWMKLYFKIKPLLRSAETEKEMAIMKVEFAKCKEDLAKAEAKKKELEAKMVSLLQEKNDLCLHIQSESESLADAEERCEGLIKNKILLEAKAKELSERLEDEEEVNAELTARKRKLEEECSELKKDIDDLELTLAKVEKEKHATENKVKNLTEEMSSLDDTIAKLSKEKLALQEAHRQTLDDLQTEEDKVNSLTKAKIKLEQQVDDLEGSLEQEKKARMDVERAKRKLEGDLKLTQESIMDLENDKHQLEERLKNKDFEFSQLVAKIEDEQSVIVQSQKRIKELQARIEELEEEIEVERAARVKVEKQRSDLSRELEEISERLEEAGGATAAQIEMNKKRDVEFQKLRRDLEESTLHHEATATALRKKHTDSVAELGEQIDNLQRVKQKLEKEKSEYKMEIDDLSSNIEVIVKAKVNYEKLCHSLEDQLSEYRTKHDENTRLITEINAQMARLQNENGEFSRLLEEKEAILSQMSRAKLAFTQQNEELKRQVEEESKAKNALAHALQSARHDCDMLREQFEEEQEAKVELQRAMSKANSEVAQWRTKYETDAIQRNDELEEAKKKLAQRLQEAEETIETVNAKCSSSEKTKQRLQAEVEDLMIDVERANAQAASLDKKQRSFDKILSEWKQKYEESQAELDGSQKESRSLSTELFKMKNSYEEALEHLEVLKRENKNLQQEILDLTEQLGENGKTIHELEKTKKQTETEKAEIQTSLEEAEASLEHEESKILRVQLELTQVKGEVDRRLAEKDDELELNKRNHQRIVETMQSALEAEIRGKNDAMRIRKKMETDLNEMETQLSHANRQAAEALKQLRNMQAHLKEQTLHLDEALRSQEELREQVAMVERRSSLMQAEVEELTAALEQSERSRKLAEQELADACERVGLLHSQNTSLLNSKRKLDADVSQLQGEVEDVIQEARNAEEKAKKAITDAAMMAEELKKEQDTSSHLERMRKNLEACVKDLQHRLVEAECMALKGGKKQLQKLEARVRELEGEVESEQKRATDATKGIRRYERRVKELTYQTEEDKKTTLRLQDLVGKLQLKVKAYKRQNEEAEEQANVHLARLRKVQHELEEAQERADIAESQVTKMRTKSRDFGKVRLVWFVGILVDFTRCITSGSKTPTNSIIVNNVNSVLFFPSRRGFPPISPASSHIPKTWSYA